The Chthoniobacterales bacterium genome includes the window GTGTTGATGTAATCCAGGCCGACGACGGCAGCGTTACCTTTGTCGCTGGTGCGACCCTCGATGGGGATGGCGCGAGCGGGCAGGCAGGACATTCGCCCTGTTACGCTCCCGCTGGTTACAATGGACCGACTCTCGATGTGATCGGCAACGCCGGTGTACCCGGCAATTGGTGGGGAATCGCCACGGACAACGGCCAGCCAAACGGAACGCCGGTCGTACAGGGCGGAAACGATCCGGCGCCTGGCGCCTATGTTTCAACGACAGCGCTGAACTTGGTGGGCGCGGATGGCCAGGAGTTGCCGGATCAATCACCTTTCAAATACGTGGATTCGGCCACGGTTCCCTACCTCTCCCTGCCCGGGATCGTGATTCAACGGGCCAGCGGCGTCGTCATCGGCTGTCGTTGTGTCGTCACCAACTCGGAAAATGGCTCTTCAGTCGAGGGAGTGGTTGCCGACAGCGGAGGCGACGATCACATCGGCGAGATCAGCGTCGCGTGCGCGAAGGCGCTCGGATTGCGCACCGGCAGTCCGCACGAGGCGGACGGAGGCGGCACCAGCCGGCCAGTGATCCGCTACCAATTCTTTCCCGGCACGGCAGCGATGGTGAACGGTGTCACGTATCCGCTGCAGCCCAGTTGACGAGAGAGCCGCGTTTGGAGACGAAATCTACTTCGCGCAGGAGCGTTTTTGCTTCCGTCACTTCCAACCGTGAGATTGCCGCATGCGTCTCCCAGCGGCAGGAACTGAGAAAAAATTAGCACGCCGTTTGCATCCGCGTCTCTGGGAGTGGTTCCGGGGGACCTATCGTAACTTAACCCACGCACAGCTTCTGGCTGTGCCTGCGGTTCTGGATCGTCAATCTATTCTGCTCACCTCTCCCACCGGCAGCGGCAAAACGCTCGCAGCGTTCCTCGGCATCTTCGACGCGTTGCTGAGGAAACTGGACGCGGCCGCACTCAGTTCGAGCGTGCAATGCATTTACGTTTCACCGCTTCGCGCGCTGGCTTACGACATCGGGAAGAACATCCGCGCTCCGATCGTTGGAATGGAGCTGGAGAAAAAGCTCCGTATCCATTTGCGCACCGGCGACACGCCATCGAGCGAGCGAGTGAAGTTTCGGGACCGCTCGGCCCAAATTCTCGTGACGACGCCGGAGAGCCTGGCGGTAATGCTGGCCCAGGAAAGCTACGCGGCGCATCTGGCCGAATGCGAATTTGTCGTTGTCGATGAACTCCATTCCTTCGCCGGAAATAAGCGCGGCGCCGATCTGACGATTTCCTTGGAGCGCCTTGAGCGCCTCCGCTCGCTCCAAAATCCCGAGGTTCCTCCGGTTTGTCGCATCGGGCTTTCTGCCACGGCGGCACCGCTCGATTTGCTCGCCCGCTTTCTTGTGGGAGAAGGCCGGGATTGTCGTATTGCGGAAGCGCAGAGCGAAAAGCGATCGCTCGTGGAAGTTTTCTCGCCGATCCGCCGCAAACCGTATCCGCCGTCCGGCTACACCGGCGTGCGCCTTTACGCCGAACTCGCGGAGCTGATCCGCCGACGTGAATCGGTCCTCGTCTTCACCAATGTGCGTTCGGCCGCGGAGCAGGTGGGTTTGCGCTTGAAGGAATTGCTCCCGGATCTGGCGCCGCAGATCGAAATCCACCATGCGTCGCTCGATCGCAGTGTCCGGCTCGAAGTGGAAGACCGGCTCAAGAACGGCGAGCTCCGGGCGGTCGTTTGCTCGACCAGCCTCGAGATGGGGATCGACATTGGCGCGGTCGATCTCGTGGTCATGGTGGCAACACCCAAAGGCGTCTCGCGCGCCATTCAGCGGATTGGTCGATCCGGTCATTCGCTGGACCGCAGCAGCCACGGCGTCCTGGTCGCCACAAACATCAACGACCTGGTCGAAGCGACGGTTACCGCGAAGCTGGTCCGCGAGCGTGTTCTCGATCCGATCAAGATTCAGCAAAAACCCTACGACGTCGTCGCACAGCACATCGTGGGACTTGCGGCCGCGGGCCCGCCGATCGCAATCGATGAAGTTTTCGCGCTGATTCGCCGCGCCCATCCTTTTCGCGATCTGACGCGGGCGGAATTCGACCGCATTCTTGATTACCTCGAAGGCGGCGGCGCCGCGCTGGAAAAACAATATGCTGGCGTATTCGGCAAGATCCTAATCGAGGACAACGCGATTTCTCTCGCCCATCCGCGAATTGGCCGCGAGTTCCTGGTCAATATCGGCACCATTCACTCGGAAGGTTTTATCGACGTTCTATTGCGCCATCGGCGGCTCGGTTCGGTTGAGGAAAATTTTATCAAACAACTCCAGATCGGCGACCTGTTCGTGCTCGGCGGCCGGATTGTGCGCCTGGTGGAGACCGGCGTGCAGGAGGCCCATGTCGAACGCGCCGACGGCCAATTGCCCACGGTGCCGCGCTGGAACGCGGCGAAGATGCCGCTGACCTCCGGGCTGGCGCGCGCCGTCCGACAACTGCGAACAGAACTGGATGCTCAGGTCCGTCGGACAAACAACGATGCGACGGTCACGGACTGGCTCGTCGAGCGTTACGACATCTCGGCGGCGAATGCGCAGGCCATCGTAGAGTTGTTCCGCGCCCAGCTTGGCATTTCCGATGTTCCCGTCGGCCAAAAAATGCTGATCGAGCTATATCGCGACGGCACTCACGCCCACTACTTTTTTCATTCGCTCATCGGCCGGAGCGCAAACGACGCGCTCTCGCGGATTGTGGCGTTACGGGTCAGAAACCAAATCGGCGGGAACGCGCTCGCGACCATCGACGATTATGGCTTTCTTCTCACGCTGCGTCGCTTTCAGGAATTGCCTCTCGCCGTCTGGCGAGATTGCTTTTCACGCGCGGAGGCGGAGCGCGATCTCAGTGCCGCCTTGCGCGGCTCGGAGCTGGTGAAATGGCAGTTCCGCGGCGTGGCCCAGACCGGATTGATGGTGCCGCGCAACTTGCCGGGAAAAAAGCGCAGGCAAAAGCAGCTGAGTTGGAGCGCCGAAGTGCTGTTTCGTGTTCTCGAGCGACACGAGCCCAACCATCCGCTCCTGGTGGAAGCGTATCGGCAGGCCACGCATACCTTTCTTGACGCGGAAGGCGCGTATCGATTTCTCGACGAGGTCCAGGAGTTCGAGTGGCAGCTGCTCGAGTTGCCGGCGGTCTCGCCGTTCTCGTTCGCAATCTACGCCAGCGTGATCAAAGAAAACATGATGCTGGAGGACCCAACCGCCGCGATCGAGCGGATCTACCGCGAGATGTACGCGAAGGTCGAGAGCGTCACCGGCGCCACAAAATCGCCGTGAGATTCATAAAACGCGAAAGGAGTGGGACCTTGCGATCCCACTCCTCCCACACATGAGCGAGGCTTCTCCTTAGCTTTTGCTCTGCGAAACTACTTCGTTCAGCTTGAAGATCGGCAGGAACATCGCGATTACGATGCCGCCGACGATGACTCCGAGGAACACGATCAAAAGGGGTTCGATGAGTGAGGTGAGGGCGTCGAGCATGGCCTCGATTTCTTCGTCCCAGAAGTCGGCCATCTTTTCCAGCATGGTGTCGATTTTGCCGGTGGCCTCACCAGCCGCCACCATGCGCAACATCATGGGCGGGAAAATCGGCTTCTTGGAAAGCGCGACGGACAGATTGTCGCCTTTTTCCACGTCGTCGCTTACCCCTTTGATGCTGCTTTCAATAACGTGATTGCCGGAAGCGCCGCCCACAATGTCGAGCACTTCCAGGATGGGCACGCCGCTACGGATGAGCTGGGCAAACGTGCGGGAAAAACGCGACATGCAGATCTTGTGAATGAGCGGCCCAAAGATCGGCAACTTCAGCTTCCAGCGATCGGCAAATTTCTTCCCGCCCGATGAGCGCAGGAAAAAACGCAGGCCGAAAAAGATGCCGCCGGCGCCAAGGAGCAGATAGTACCATTCGCCCCGCATGAAATCGCTGACGTCGATAAGGAACTGCGTGGGGGCGGGCAGCTTCGAACCGAAATCCTTGAAAATTTCGCCGAAGATGGGGACGACTTTCACGATCAGGAATGTGGTAATGGCAAACGCGATACAAATAACGATGACAGGATAAGTCATCGCGGATTTCACCTTCTTGCGGAGGCGGGCGCTTGCTTCAAGGAATCCGGCCAGACGATCGAGAATTTCCGCCAGCAAACCGCCATGCTCGCCCGCCTTCACCATGCTGACGAAAAGGCGATCAAACACTCGTGGGTGTTTCGCGATCGATTCGTTGAGCGTCTCGCCACCCTGGACGCGCGTCGTCACGTCGCTGATAATATGGCGCAGGTTCCGCTGGCGTTTGGGATCGCATTGGTCGTAAAGCGCGGTCAACGCTTGGACGAGCGAAATACCGGCCTCGATCATCGTCGAAAGCTGGCGGGTGAACAGAACGAGGTCGGTTTCTTTGACCGTCCAGGTTTTCTTGCGGGTCTTGCTGGCGATGGCCTTCTGCTGGAGAGAGAGGACCATCAGTCCCCGGCTCATCAGGCTGGTTACAGCATTGTCCTCATTGAGGGCGTCTTGTATGCCGGAAACGATCTTTCCAGACATATCACGGGCTTGGTAGGAGAATGTGATCATGTTATGGTAATTATATTCCGTATAGCATCTATGGTGCCACTACTTCGCTCCCCTCCCCAAACGGTTCTTGAGGGGGCGCTTCCCAAGAGGAATGCTCTCCCATGGTCTGCGCCGCCGAACTCGAGCCCGTCACCCCAGACATCTTCCTTTGGCGGGCCTACGATTCCTCCATAAAGACCGAGCTGTTTTCGACCGGTCTGGAAACCCCTTCCGGGACTTATCTGATTGACCCGATCCCCCTGGCCGCGGAGGCCATGGATTCGCTGACCAAAACAGCTGGCGTCATCGTTACGAACGAAAACCACCTCCGGTCAGCTAAAGCCTTCGCGGACCAGTTTCAGGTTCCCATTCACTCAGCTGCCAGTGCGGCGGCGTTCCCCCCGAATTTGACCGCCGTTCGCATCGAGGGTGCGGCGCCCGGGGAAATAGCGGTTCATTCAACGGCTGGTGGCGGCGTCATGGTTATCGGCGATGCCCTGATAAACTTCGATCCCTACGGGTTCACCTTTCTGCCCTCCAAGTATTGCTCGAACTCCAAACTCATGCGCAAATCCCTGGCCCAATTGCTGGATTATCCCTTTGAGCGGATGCTTTTCGCCCACGGCACTCCCCTTCAATCGCGTCCGCATGAAAGATTGAAAGCGCTGTTAAAGGGCGAGCACTGATAGCCGATGGAGCCGCCTACGGAAAGTTCGGTCGCGCGTTTCCTGCGCCTCATTCGGTTCTCGCACACCATTTTTGCGCTCCCCTTCGCTCTCGGCGCCCTGTTCGTGGCGGCAAATGGCCGCCCAAGCCTCCGGATCCTGGGCCTCGTTCTTCTCTGCATGGTCTTTGCCCGGACCGCGGCCATGCTCTTCAATCGCCTAAGTGACTGGGCGCTCGATCAGAAAAATCCGCGGACGGCTCAGCGTCATCTTCTGATAACCAAGCCGACGGCCTGGGCGCTCCTGGCGATCACTAGTGCCGGATTTCTCCTCGCGAGCGCCGCCATCAACCGCACGACGGCTTTACTTTCCCCCGTTGCGCTTGCCATCGTCCTCTTCTATTCGGTCACGAAACGTTTCACGGGCCTGACGCATTTCTTTCTTGGGCTCGCCCTTGCGGTTGCGCCGGCCGGCGCTTGGATCGCTCAGACCGGCACCCTGGCCCTGCCGCCGTTGGTCCTCGGTGCCGGCGTCGTCTGCTGGGTGGCGGGCTTCGATTTGATCTACGCCACCCAGGACGTCGACTTCGACCGGCGCGAAGGTCTGCGTTCTCTGGTTGTCCAGCTCGGCGTGGCCGCGAGCCTGCGCCTGGCGCAATGGCTCCATTTGTTGATGTTCGCCGCGCTCGTTGGCTTTGGTTTCGCGGCCAAACTCGGGATCATTTACTTCGCCGCCATGCCGCTCATCGCAGGCGCTCTCGTCTACGAACACCATAGTGCGCGAACGCTCAACCTGGCCGGAATAAACCGCGCCTTCTTCCAGAGCAACGCTTTCGTGAGCGTCGTCTTTGTGGCTGCGGTGGCAGCCGATCGCTGCCTCTGATTAGCCCTCGAGCTGGGCGATCCGCTGGGTGTGCCGGCCGCCTTCAAAATCGGTCGTCAGCCAGACCCGGACAATCGCCAGAGCCGTTTCCTCCGGAATGACGCGCTCCCCCATCGAGAGCACGTTCGCGTCGTTATGCTGGCGGGATAATTTTGCCGTCTGCTCGTTCCAGCAAAGCGCACAACGCACACCGCGCACTTTGTTCGCCGCCATCGCCTCGCCGTTGCCCGATCCTCCGAAAACGATCGCACGATCGCACTCCCCCTTCACCACCGACTCCGCGGCCGGCCGAATGAAGCGCGGGTAATCTACCGGCTCCTCGCTGAACGTCCCAAAATCCTTCACCTCGTGGCCGAGTTCCCCGAGCAACGCCTTCACTTTTTCTTTGTAATGGTAACCGGCGTGGTCCGTCCCGAGAGCAATCTTCATGGGCTGCGTTCTAATCCCGCGAGTGCGCGTCTGTCGAGTGAAAGCGTCCTAGCCGGCGTCGGGCAATTCCGCGAGCTGCTTCCAAATCTCGCGCTCACGGTCGCTCAACTTCTTTGGGACTTGAATCTGCGTTTCGACAAACAAGTCGCCGCGCGTTCCCGCCGCGGTCGGCATACCGTGGCCGCGCAAACGAAAACGCTGACCACTCTGCGTTCCCGCCGGAATTTTCAGGCGCACCTGACCCTCCAGGGTTGGCACCTGCAGTTCGCCGCCGAGCGCTGCCTGCCAGGCCGGTAATTTCACGTCGTGGATCAGGTCGTTTCCTTCGACAGCAAAATCCGGATGGCGCGCCAGGCGCACGCGCAAAAAAAGGTCGCCGCTCTTGCCGCCACCGGCGCCCGCTTCCCCCTGGCCGGCGAGACGGATCCGCTGACCTTCGTGCACACCCTTCGGAATCTTGACCTGGTAACTTTCGACCTTGCTGGAATTGCCCCGCCGCAGCGAGATCGGGCGCTTCGAACCATGAAGCGCTTCCTCGAGCGTGACCATGATATCCGCCTCTACGTCGCTCCCCCGTTCGGCTGCGCGCTGCCGCTGACCGAAGGGGTTGCCTCCGAATCCCGCCTGACGTCCGCCCCCACCGAAGAACGCTTCGAAGAAATCGCTGAACCCGGTGCCGCCGAATTCGAAATCGATCCCGCCGCCGTCGCCCGGCGAATAACGGCGGAATCCACCACCGGGTTGCGAGCCCCACCCCGGCGGCGGCTGGAACCCGCCCGGCTGGTTCCAGTTGGCGCCTAGTTCATCATATTTCTTCCGCTTCTCCGGATCGCCAAGGACCTCGTAGGCTTCGTTAATCTGTTTGAATTTCTCTTCCGCCGCCTTCTTGTCCTTGGCGACATCAGGATGATGCTGACGCGCCAGCTTTCGAAACGCTTTCTTGATTTCGTCTTCGCTTGCCGTCTTGGAAACGCCCAGGGTCTCGTAATAATCTCGGAATTGGACTGCCATTGCTTTCGGGAAAGTTCAGCGAGGCGTGCTTCTTATCAAGGAGCGTCCGTTTACCAACCGCCGTTTTTCCTTTGTAGCCGTCGGCGGTTTGTAAACCGCCGCTATTTGTTATCTTCCTTCATGCGTGAATTGGGCCGAATGCTGGCGATCTTTGGCGGCGTCATGATGCTCGTCGGCATCGCGCTTTGGGCGGGAGTTGGCGCGGGCTGGCTCGGACGTTTACCCGGTGACATCCGCATCGAACGCGGCCACACCGCTTTCTACTTCCCCATCGTCACCTGCATCATTATCAGCATCGTCGTGACCGTGCTGTTGGCGATCTTCCGCCGCTAATTCAATGCCCCGCGCGTCGCGCCAACAGCAAGCGCTCAACGCCCACGTCGCGCGATTGCGGCAATGCCGGCGCTGCCCACGCATGGTGCCGCCGCCCGTCTCTGGCGGGGCGGTTCTCAGCAAAGTCATGCTGATTGGTCAGGCGCCGGGCGTTAAAGAGCCGGTGCTCGGCAGACCGTTCGCGTGGACCGCCGGCCGCACGTTGTTCGGCTGGTTCCAGCAATTCTGCGGGATGAATGAAGAAGAAGTACGCCAGAAAATTTACTTCGCCGCGGTCTGTCGCTGTTTCCCCGGAAAAACGGCGGCAGGCGGCGACCGGGTTCCGGCGCCGGACGAAATCCGAAACTGTTCCACCTGGATGAACGACGAACTCGATCTCCTCCGGCCGCATCTCGTCATTCCCGTCGGCAAACTCGCGATCACGCAGTTCCTCCCCTTTGAAAGACTGGACGAGGTCGTCGGCCGCAGCTTTGCCATCCGCGACAAGCGCCGCGCCTTCGATCTAATTCCCTTACCGCATCCGTCTGGCGCTTCGCCCTGGCACCGCATCCCGCCCGGCCTTGGCCTCCTCGGCAAAGCCATGCGCCGGATCGCCCGTCATCCCTCGATGCAAAATCTCCGGCGATGATGCGGGCTCCCCAATTCGGCGTTGGACGTTGGGCGTTGGTCGTTGGACGTTTTCCCCTTTCATGACCGCCAAAGTCCTCACCCGCGCTGATCTGCCCGACTCCGACAAATGGGACCTCACCCATCTCTTCGTTAACGCCGACAAATGGGCGGAGGATTTCGCCTGGCTCCAGCGGACTTTTCCAAAGATCGCCGATTGGAAAGGCCGTCTTGGAAATTCGGCCAGCAGCCTTGCCCAATGCCTCGAGTTCGAGAAATCGCTCGACCTGAAAATCGAGCGCCTCTTCCATTACGCGTCGCTCCAGCTCTCCGAGGACAGCGCGAATCCCGATTACCTCGCGCGCATGGGGCAAATGCAAAATCTCCTGACCCAAATCGGTGAGGCCGCTTCGTTCCTGAGCCCGGAAATCCAGGCGATCCCCGATGACATGTTCGCGCAGTTCCTGGAGGATCCGGCGTTGGTCGAGTGGAAAATCGCGCTCAAGAAAATCCGTCGGATGAAGCCGCACGTTTTATCCGAACCTGAGGAGCGTTTGCTGGCGCTCGGGAGCGCCGCGCTCGATGGCTACGACGAAACCTTCTCCCAGCTGACGGACGTCGACATGAAGTTCGGCGTGCTGGTCGACGACAAGGGTGAAGAAAAACCGCTCACCCAAAGCTCGTTCAGTTCGTTTCTCGTCAAACGTGATCACGACCTGCGAAAGCGCGCGTTCCACCAGTTCTACGACGAATTCCAGGACCACCAGTTCACGCTCGCCGCCGCGCTGGCCTATTCCGTGAAAGCGGATGTCTTTCGCGCCCGCGCCCGGAATTATTCGTCAGCTCTCGAAGCATCGTTGTTCCGCGACGACATTCCGGCCGCGGTTTATGACGGCCTTATCTCGGCGGTCCGCGGCAACGTCGCGCCCCTCTTTCGCTACTATGAGCTGCGGCGGCGCGTCCTCGGGCTCAACGAGCTGCACCAGTACGACACCTACGTTCCCCTGGTCCCCGAAATCGAATCACGGATTTCTTTCGACGAAGCCACCGAAACGATCCTGCGCGCCTTCTCGCCCTTAGGCGGAGAATACACCGCCGTTTTGGCCGAAGGACTCCGCGGCCGCTGGTGCGATCGCTACGAAACAAAGGGTAAACGCAGCGGCGCTTTTTCTTCCGGCAGCTTCGGTGCGCCGCCCTACATTCTGATGAATTACAAAAGCGACGTCTTCTCCGACGTCTACACGCTGGCTCACGAGGCCGGGCATTCCATGCACACCTGGTTCTCGCAGCGATCGCAGCGGTATCAGGATTACAATTACCCGATCTTCCTCGCCGAAGTCGCCTCGACCTTTAACGAAGAGCTTCTCACCCATCACCTCCTGGAGGAGACGCAGGACAAGAAGATGCGGGCCTATATCATCAACCGCCAGATCGACGACATCCGCGGTACCCTGTTCCGCCAGACCATGTTCGCCGAGTTCGAGAAAATCATTCACGCCCTCGAAGAACGGGGCGACGCCCTCACCCTCGACGTTTTCAAACACGAGTACCACGCCTTGCTCCGGGCCTACTTCGGCTCCGGAGTCGTCCTCGACCCGCAGCTCGACCTCGAATGCCTGCGGATCCCGCACTTCTACCACGCATTTTATGTTTACAAATACGCCACCGGAATTTCCGCTGCCGTCGCGCTTTCCGAGCGTGTCCTGACGAAACAACCGGGCGCGGTCGACGCTTATCTGAATTTCCTGAAATCTGGCGGCTCGAAGTTCCCGCTCGAGACATTGCGCGACGCCGGCGTCGATATGGCGACCCCGGGACCGATTGAGAGCACGCTTCGCCTCTTCGAGCGGCGACTGGCCGAACTGGAAACGCTTCTGTAGCAGCGTTCTACGACCGCAGACGTCCCTCGTTCCGCTTGCGGCCGTTCATCGAAGGCCGTTACGACCGAAACCCCCTCTGGCAAGCGATTTGCTAAATAGGGAACCGTGCAGTTCGAATGGCAGTTGCAGGCCGCCTGCGGCTACGCAGAGCTGGGCATGACACGCGAGTCGCTTGCCGAACTCGATGCGATCGACCGGCGTTTTCAAAATCGCCCTGAAGTCCTCCAGCTGCGGCTTCATCACCTGATGCGGCGGAAAAAATGGGCCCTGGCCCTTCGCGTCAGCCAGAAACTTTGCCGCGCCGCGCCCGACGCCGGGGCGGGATTCCTCCATGCCGGCTTTTGTCTCCATCAGCTGGGCAAAACGGCTGAAGCGAAGAATCTCCTGATCAGAGGTCCGGTGGCGCTGCTCAAGGAGCCGATCTATTACTACAACATGGGGTGCTACGAAGCCCTCCTCGGCAACGTGCGCGACGCCGAGGCGAATCTGCAGATTAGTTTCAAGATGGACAGCTCCTTCCGGGACCTCGCGAAAAAGGATCCCGACCTGAAATCCCTTCACGCGGTGATCTGAAACAAGGAGGGGCGCTTTCCAAACCGCCCTCTTTTCGGCGGTTTGAAACCGCCGCTCTTCAAAGCGTCATGCGATTCTGCGCGCCACTTCGCTTTCCCAAAGGATAAATTCGTTCGATCTTAGATTCGCTCTTTTGGGATTCCGCCGGATGTACCGGACGCAGTTCGCGAAATGCTTTTCATCGCGAACCAAACGATCGAAGTAATCGCGTTGCCAGAAAGCCCCAGATCGGCCGAGGAGTTTGTTCACCTCACGCGCCGTAAACCCTTTCCAACTCCGAATCAGCTTTTCGAGGGGCCACTCAGAATTCTGAACGAACAAAGCATGCGCGTGGTTCGGCATGACCGCGAATGAAACCATGACAACGCGCTCGCCTTCAAAATGCCGCAACGTCTCGGCAACGATTTCTGCACAGTCATTACGTCGCAATAGACAGGCGCCGTGGCCTTCATCGAGCCATCGCTCAAGCGCGCCGGAAAAACGGCGGTGATGTTCCAGTTCTGTTTCAGCACTCCACGGCACAGGATGGAGACGAAGCCATGCTTCACGTTCATCCTGCCATTGACCGAGAACGTTTGAAGGAATCGAATCTGCCAGGCGGAAGGTGACGAAATAGGTCGCACCACTCTGCTGCCAATGCGGCAACCGACTTTCCGTGTGCCGGATGTCCGCGTGGGGATTAAAGAAGCGCAGTTCGTTCATCTGGGGGGAAGAACGGCCGGATCGTAGATGATTGGCGGCGGGTTGTGAAGCCCGAAAGAAACGGCGGTGGAAGCGCCGAAAGCGTGGGCGGTTTGGAAAGCGCCCCTCCTTGGTTTACGCTCGACGGTGGAACTGGAACGCATCGCGCAGTTGTTCCAAGAGAACTTCACGCGCTTCGGCGAGTTGGGCGCGGCCGTTTCTATCTGGCAACACGGAAAACCCCTCCTGGAATTGCACGGTGGCTTTCGCCAATCGAAACGCGAACAACCTTGGACCGCCGACACGCTCGTTCTCTTCTGGTCCGCCACGAAGGGACTCGGGAGCGCGTGTCTGCTGCACGTTTTGCAAGAACGCGGGATCAGCCTCGAACGAACGGTCGCCGAATTCTGGCCGGAATTTGCGCAGTCCGGAAAAGATCAGGTGACCCTCGGAGAACTACTCTCACACCAGGCCGGGCTGAGCGCGCTCGACGAGCAGACCGACATTCTCGATTACGCCGCGGTGATCGCTGCGCTCGAGAAACAAAAGCCGCTCTGGCCGCCGGGAACGGCGCACGGTTACCACGCTCGCACTTTCGGATTTCTGGTCGATGAATGCGTTCGCCGAATTACCGGCAAACGAATCTCTGAATACTGGCGAGAAATCTTCGCCAAACCGCTTGGACTCGACATCTGGATCGGCCTGCCCGAAACGCAGCTGCCTCGGACCGCGACCATTTATGCGGCCAAGGCCGGCGGCGAGCAAAGCCCGCCGGAGTTCTATCGCGAGCTGGCGACGCCCGGGACGCTGGTGAAGAAGACGTTCACCTCGCCCGCCGGCTTGCATTCCATTGCAGCAATGAATACGAGGGAAAATCGCGCCCTTCAGATTGTCTCCTTCAGCGGAATTGGAAGCGCCTCAGCGCTCGCGAAATTCTACGCGATGCTCGCCAACGACGGCGAAATGGAAGGCCGCCGCTATTTCAAGACTGAGACGATCACCCAAATGACGACGCCCCTCGCCGCCGGCATCGATTGCATTCTCCAAATTCCAACCGCGTTCTCCGCCGGGTTCATGAAGGACGCGGCGGGATCTCCGAAAAAAATCTTCGGTCCGTCGTCGTCGGCTTTCGGCCATCCCGGCGCCGGCGGCAGCAACGCCTTCGCCGATCCGGAGAACGGCATCGCGTTCGCCTACGTCATGAACCAGATGGAACAATCCCTCCTGCCTAACGAAAAGTCGTTGCGGCTGATCGACGCGACCTACGCGTAACGAACTATTCGCCCATCGCTGTGACGACAATTTTCCGGTGATGCGGCGCGCGACGATGCTCAAAGAGGAAGATACCCTGCCAGGTTCCAAGCTGTAGTTTGCCGTCGAGAATCGGGATGACCTCGCTCGTCCGGGTGAGCGCCATCCGGATGTGCGAAGTGCTGTCATCGGGACCTTCGTCATCGTGCTCATAATCGGCGTTCTCCGGGACCAGGCGCTCGAAGAATTTTTCCAGATCGCGTCGCGCGGCGGGAGCGGCGTTCTCCATGATAACAAGACTGCAACTTGTGTGGCGGACGAAAACGGTCGCGGTCCCGTTAGCGATCCCACTTTGTCTCACGATCTTTGCCACTAGGTCGGTGACCTCGTAAGTCCCCTTCCCTTTGGTCCGGACTTCGAGCGTTTCGCTGTGCACAGCCATCGCCGCATCCTAACGCGCGCCGGCCCCGTCGCAATGCTCGGAAGTTTTGACTTCGCAGCAAACCACGGACGCGGGATAGTCGGGAGGCCGATGCAAGCTGACCTCGAGCGCATCCTTTACGACGAAGCAACGATCCATCGCCGGCTCAATGAACTGGCGGCGCGCATCACGGCTGATTATCGCGATCGCGAGCTTACCGTTGTCGCGATCCTCAACGGCAGCCTGATCCTGACGGCGGATTTGCTCCGGCGGCTCCCGCTCCCGTTGAAACTCGATTGCGTGAGCGTGGCGAGCTACCACGGCGGGACGAAAAGCGCGGGTGAGTTGATGTTCCGCCAGGTCCCGTTCCCCGATATTGCCGGGCGTCACGTCCTTATCCTGGACGACATCCTCGACAGCGGCGTGACCCTGGCGACGATCCGCGAGAAGCTCGATGCGGCCGGCCCGCTCAGCATTCGAATCTGCGTGTTG containing:
- a CDS encoding DUF2905 domain-containing protein — protein: MRELGRMLAIFGGVMMLVGIALWAGVGAGWLGRLPGDIRIERGHTAFYFPIVTCIIISIVVTVLLAIFRR
- a CDS encoding uracil-DNA glycosylase family protein, with product MPRASRQQQALNAHVARLRQCRRCPRMVPPPVSGGAVLSKVMLIGQAPGVKEPVLGRPFAWTAGRTLFGWFQQFCGMNEEEVRQKIYFAAVCRCFPGKTAAGGDRVPAPDEIRNCSTWMNDELDLLRPHLVIPVGKLAITQFLPFERLDEVVGRSFAIRDKRRAFDLIPLPHPSGASPWHRIPPGLGLLGKAMRRIARHPSMQNLRR
- the pepF gene encoding oligoendopeptidase F, with product MTAKVLTRADLPDSDKWDLTHLFVNADKWAEDFAWLQRTFPKIADWKGRLGNSASSLAQCLEFEKSLDLKIERLFHYASLQLSEDSANPDYLARMGQMQNLLTQIGEAASFLSPEIQAIPDDMFAQFLEDPALVEWKIALKKIRRMKPHVLSEPEERLLALGSAALDGYDETFSQLTDVDMKFGVLVDDKGEEKPLTQSSFSSFLVKRDHDLRKRAFHQFYDEFQDHQFTLAAALAYSVKADVFRARARNYSSALEASLFRDDIPAAVYDGLISAVRGNVAPLFRYYELRRRVLGLNELHQYDTYVPLVPEIESRISFDEATETILRAFSPLGGEYTAVLAEGLRGRWCDRYETKGKRSGAFSSGSFGAPPYILMNYKSDVFSDVYTLAHEAGHSMHTWFSQRSQRYQDYNYPIFLAEVASTFNEELLTHHLLEETQDKKMRAYIINRQIDDIRGTLFRQTMFAEFEKIIHALEERGDALTLDVFKHEYHALLRAYFGSGVVLDPQLDLECLRIPHFYHAFYVYKYATGISAAVALSERVLTKQPGAVDAYLNFLKSGGSKFPLETLRDAGVDMATPGPIESTLRLFERRLAELETLL
- a CDS encoding transposase; its protein translation is MNELRFFNPHADIRHTESRLPHWQQSGATYFVTFRLADSIPSNVLGQWQDEREAWLRLHPVPWSAETELEHHRRFSGALERWLDEGHGACLLRRNDCAEIVAETLRHFEGERVVMVSFAVMPNHAHALFVQNSEWPLEKLIRSWKGFTAREVNKLLGRSGAFWQRDYFDRLVRDEKHFANCVRYIRRNPKRANLRSNEFILWESEVARRIA
- a CDS encoding serine hydrolase domain-containing protein — translated: MEAPKAWAVWKAPLLGLRSTVELERIAQLFQENFTRFGELGAAVSIWQHGKPLLELHGGFRQSKREQPWTADTLVLFWSATKGLGSACLLHVLQERGISLERTVAEFWPEFAQSGKDQVTLGELLSHQAGLSALDEQTDILDYAAVIAALEKQKPLWPPGTAHGYHARTFGFLVDECVRRITGKRISEYWREIFAKPLGLDIWIGLPETQLPRTATIYAAKAGGEQSPPEFYRELATPGTLVKKTFTSPAGLHSIAAMNTRENRALQIVSFSGIGSASALAKFYAMLANDGEMEGRRYFKTETITQMTTPLAAGIDCILQIPTAFSAGFMKDAAGSPKKIFGPSSSAFGHPGAGGSNAFADPENGIAFAYVMNQMEQSLLPNEKSLRLIDATYA
- a CDS encoding secondary thiamine-phosphate synthase enzyme YjbQ; the encoded protein is MAVHSETLEVRTKGKGTYEVTDLVAKIVRQSGIANGTATVFVRHTSCSLVIMENAAPAARRDLEKFFERLVPENADYEHDDEGPDDSTSHIRMALTRTSEVIPILDGKLQLGTWQGIFLFEHRRAPHHRKIVVTAMGE
- the hpt gene encoding hypoxanthine phosphoribosyltransferase; amino-acid sequence: MQADLERILYDEATIHRRLNELAARITADYRDRELTVVAILNGSLILTADLLRRLPLPLKLDCVSVASYHGGTKSAGELMFRQVPFPDIAGRHVLILDDILDSGVTLATIREKLDAAGPLSIRICVLLAKKRTRVRAVEPDYVGFEIADEFVVGYGLDYMERYRNLPCIGVLRKELIGAGANGK